From Candidatus Neomarinimicrobiota bacterium, a single genomic window includes:
- a CDS encoding cyclic nucleotide-binding domain-containing protein — MIDDVRSKGIITESQLFMGLKSEEIAGILENAYEKEFETNQVIIKEGDSLKGLSIIIDGETSIQKKNKMTGKIVELKIRGEGESLGEMTLIDSGAASVTVRAKSDVKIAIINLKYLTTAFKENPRMRGDVAINIARILSKRLRQATAYSAAKTGLKRY; from the coding sequence TTGATTGATGATGTAAGAAGCAAAGGAATTATTACTGAATCTCAACTCTTCATGGGTCTTAAGTCAGAAGAAATTGCCGGCATCTTAGAGAATGCCTACGAAAAGGAATTTGAGACAAATCAAGTAATCATCAAAGAAGGGGATTCGTTAAAGGGATTGAGCATTATAATTGATGGTGAAACATCTATACAGAAAAAAAATAAGATGACTGGAAAAATAGTAGAACTAAAGATCAGGGGTGAAGGAGAATCACTCGGTGAGATGACACTGATTGATTCAGGCGCTGCATCAGTCACAGTGCGAGCAAAATCTGATGTAAAAATTGCGATCATCAATCTTAAATATTTGACTACGGCGTTCAAAGAAAACCCAAGGATGCGTGGGGATGTCGCAATCAACATCGCCAGAATATTAAGCAAACGCTTACGTCAAGCAACTGCGTATTCTGCCGCCAAAACGGGACTAAAACGGTATTAA
- a CDS encoding DUF423 domain-containing protein, translating to MTKTFLIIASLFGFLGVALGAFGAHALKDKISPQLLETFETGVRYQMYHVFALVTVAWASTKWGSNLLTFSGWLFVAGIVIFSGSLYVLAFTGQRGWGAVTPFGGLALLAGWVLLAWGVYKA from the coding sequence ATGACTAAAACGTTTCTGATAATCGCTTCCCTGTTCGGATTTCTCGGTGTGGCGCTCGGAGCCTTCGGAGCGCATGCGCTAAAGGATAAAATCAGTCCGCAGCTGTTAGAGACTTTCGAAACGGGTGTGCGATATCAAATGTACCACGTATTCGCACTTGTCACGGTCGCATGGGCTTCCACGAAGTGGGGCTCGAATCTGCTGACCTTCAGCGGCTGGCTCTTCGTTGCGGGGATAGTGATCTTTTCCGGCAGCCTATACGTTCTGGCGTTTACAGGGCAGCGCGGATGGGGGGCGGTGACTCCTTTTGGAGGGTTGGCGCTGTTGGCAGGGTGGGTGTTGCTTGCGTGGGGCGTATATAAGGCTTGA
- a CDS encoding ATP-binding cassette domain-containing protein, with product MISLANVSARFSDTAGVEGITFDVSKGEFLCITGPTGAGKSTILRLLYMDIAPTSGRVTVGEFDSGTITRKQIPFLRRKVGMIFQDFRLLEDRSVYDNIAFALRATGHKGAEVKKLTMRALAQVDLTHRRNYLPKYLSGGEQQRVAIARALVVEPYVILADEPTGNLDPETSQGVLESLIKVQRQGTAVVMATHDYNLIEGNDFRIIKLNDGIMEQESTE from the coding sequence ATGATTAGTTTAGCCAACGTTTCAGCGCGCTTTTCGGACACGGCAGGCGTCGAAGGGATAACGTTCGACGTCTCGAAGGGTGAGTTTCTTTGTATTACCGGTCCGACAGGCGCGGGAAAATCCACTATCCTCAGACTTCTGTACATGGATATTGCCCCTACTTCAGGCAGGGTGACGGTAGGTGAGTTCGATTCAGGAACCATCACGCGTAAGCAGATTCCATTCTTGCGGCGCAAGGTGGGAATGATATTTCAGGATTTTCGGCTGTTGGAAGACAGGAGCGTTTATGACAATATAGCGTTCGCACTACGCGCGACAGGGCACAAAGGGGCGGAAGTCAAGAAGCTCACTATGAGGGCTCTTGCTCAGGTTGATCTGACGCACCGGCGAAACTATCTACCGAAATATCTTTCGGGCGGAGAACAGCAGAGGGTTGCGATAGCGAGGGCATTGGTGGTCGAGCCGTACGTGATTCTCGCCGACGAGCCGACTGGAAACCTCGATCCGGAGACATCGCAAGGGGTACTCGAGTCGCTTATTAAAGTACAGAGGCAGGGGACTGCGGTTGTAATGGCGACGCACGACTATAATCTCATAGAAGGGAATGATTTCCGGATAATAAAGCTCAACGACGGGATTATGGAACAGGAAAGCACGGAGTGA